The Haloarchaeobius salinus genome includes the window GACGTCACCCTCGTTGTGAGCAATTACGATGACGGAGATATCCGGAAGAGAGCCATCGTCGAACGAGGAGGGACCATCCCACCCACCGACCCGTGAAATCGTCGCGAGGACTCCCGGATACAGGATGTAATGCCACGTCAGGAACCCAGCGGCGACGAAGAACACAATCAGCCACAACATTACCTGAGTCCTGTCCCAGAAGCCGATTAAGCGCACCGGTTCACCGCCGTCGATCCCGAGTGACAAACGGACTGCGAAATCGTTCGTACCTCTGTTGCCCAATCAGCCGCTTCACCGTCTTCAACGCGTACCATCGGCCCTGGACCTGAAGTCGATGACCGATCCGACAATCGAGGATGCAGCTTCAGGAGCACGATCCAACCAATCAATCGCCAGCCGAGGGACCACCCTCTGTCGTCTCGGTTCGGGAATCGTGTCGAAGAACCCTTGGCAGCCTGATTGAAACAGATATACAACGTCCATTTCTCGTTCAAATCCAGTATTGCAATCAACGAACTCCGGGATCTGTGCGACCCCGCCAAGCAGTGTGTCTTACTCATCGAGACGAACAATTCAAGTACTCCGTCGAAGCAATTGCCCTATATGGACGTTGTTCTCGTCACAGTAGACTCCTTGCGGGCGGATCATGTCGGGTTTATGGATTCCGATACTGCTCCCGATACACCGGCGATCGATTCAATTGCCGATGATGCTCTAATCTTCGAAAACGCGTATGCGAATGCACCATACACTCGTGCATCTTTCCCTGCCATCCTGACCGGGACCTACCCAGAGATGTACGGCGGTTATCGAAACCTGTCTGAGAAGCGCCCATATATGCCCGAGCGGTTCGCTGAGGAGGGGTATTCGACGGGTGGGTTTCATTCGAACCCGTACCTGAGTCCGCGATTTAATTATGGTCGTGGGTTCGATCGGATATTCAGTGGCGAGGATAACCAGACACCGGTTGCCAAACTCCGTAGGTTCCTTGCACACAACCTCTCCAGAGACTCGACTCTCTTCTCCATTCTCCAATCAGTTCGGACCCGAGTCGAGGGCGCGTTTGGGTCGGAGTTAGGAACCCCATATGTACCTGCCGACAACCTGAACGAGCAGGCCATCAACTGGCTCGACGACACTGATGGGCCAGTGTTCCTCTGGGTCCACTACATGGACGTTCATCATCCGTATGTTCCTCATGAGGGGACCGATAGCGAAGGAATAGACCGCGACCGTGCAATCAAAGTCCGAGAGAAGATGATATCACAGTCGAGTTCGCTCAGTGACTCCGAGGCAGCCGAACTGCGAAGGCTCTATCGGGGTGAAATCGAGTTCGTCGATCAGTGTCTCGCCGATCTGCTAGAGGCAGTAGAGCGAAACTGTGGGATGGAAGAGACAGTTGTCGGCTTCCTCGCCGACCATGGGGAAGCATTCGGCGAACACGACTACTGGGGGCACCCGGACGAACTTCACGATGAACTCGTTCGAATCCCGTTTGCGTTGGATATACCGACAAAAGACGGCGACCGCATCTCCACACCTGTTTCGACAGTTGACCTCTTGCCGACACTGATGGACGTTCACGACTGGGAGATACCCGACCGATGTGTCGGCGAGTCAGTGCTGGACTACGCCGAGAGAAATAAACCGAAAGAACGCCTGGTGTTCTCCCAAGCATCTGGAACGAAGGCGATGGTTGCCGACCATCGGTACAAATTACTCCGATACCTGGATGCCGACGAGGACATACTGTTTGACCGGCAAACGGACCCAAGTGAACACAGAGACGTCTCCGAAACCGAGAGCACTGTCCATAATGAACTTTCCGGTGTAATCGAGGATAGACTCGCGCAAATCGAAGCGAGTCAGGGTGTCGAAGTTGCGGAGGTTGAGATGACAGACGAGGTTGAGCAACGGCTCGAAGATCTTGGCTATAAATAACTACTCCGAAATTTGAACAGCCGCGCCGAGTGCACCGATTAAGAGCCAGTAGGATTCAGCGAGTTTTACGTTGATGAACGCGTCCTGAAACAACGCTGCCGTAGAGACACTGACTGTGGCACAAACCGCTGCCAAGCCTACCGCTGAGACTACCGGATCTTTGCTTCCTCGATACAACGTGTAGCCAGCTCTGGCAATCATCAGTAACGATAGGACGAACAACAGAACGCCGACCGCACCGGCCTCCACAAATACGCGTAAGAAGAAATTGTGGGCTTCCTCGACACCAGCGACGGGGATGAGGCTTCCTTTACCAGCACCTAAGAACGAAGTGCTGTCTAAACTAGCAATGATTGGATCCCACTTTTCGAATCGAGTAAAGATACTCTGAAGGACGTAGCTCGGTCGAAACCGGGCAACGGGGACAAACGGAGAGACTGCTACTAAGGCGACAAATCCAGTAACAGGTATAGTCACAAGCCAATAAGTCGGTAGCCTATCGACGACCAACGTCAAGCAAACGAGCGCAACAACCGCCGAGAATATCGAGGCTCTCGACAGGGAAGCAACCATCGCGATACCGATGCAGAGACCACCTATTCCCCACCACAGGGAACGGCTACGTTCCCGCCCAACGAGAAGCCATCCACAAGCCAAAAACAGCGGCGCTAGATAGTAGCCGCCGCTCGAGAGACGCGATGGTTCTCCAATCAAAGCGGTTCCAGATGCACCAACTGGCCGTCCGTAGTACCCGCTTTGTTTGATTGTTTGAAATAGTGGTCCGGTGGAGTCCATCAGAAGTTGGTAGCCCGCCCAACCCGCATTGACCAAGGCACAGCCAACGAAGACGACAGTTAACACGTATAGTTGCCTCCGAGTACGTATAATGTTTGAAACGGCAACTGCTATGAGGATGAATTCGACCTCCTTCAAGAAATAAAACACCCCACGGAATAGCGGCAGTTCAAGGAGGGTTATCCCGACGACAGTAGTAAGTCCTGCAACGGCAAGGTACGCGAAGAGCGCAGTGAAAAATCTCGTCAGGCGAATTCGACTGTGTACTGCAGCTCTATCGAACACGAGTGACAGCAGAACAATAACGAGCAGGAGATCCTCTATCCGGATGTCAAGCCGTCGGCTCCCGAGTAGGCCAAAGTCTAAGGGAATTCGGGGAGAAAAGCTCACTGCAGCTACAAGCAGAACCACGAGCAGGAACTGCACTGTAAAATATCTGTCCTCACCGACAGTCGTAGCTCCGAACGCACTAGCGGTGCCGGTCAGTGTAGCAATCACAGCGATACTGGAGACTATAAGCATTATTTAGCCATCGCTCTCTCGATAACGTTACCGAACTGTTCGCCCGCATACTCGTGTGTGCAATGCGTCGTGACCCAAGCCCGTGCACGCTCTCCGACGTCCAAATTTCCGGTTTTACAGCGGTCAATCGTCGAATCAAGCGAGGATGTGATATCCTGCTCTGTCCTGCCCCCAATGATGAGTTCGTCCGAGAGTTCGGACCTGAGGTCGCTCATATCGGTGGAGACGATTATACTACCTGCAGACATAAAGTCGAGGAGCTTCGACGGGAACGTGTACGTACTTATGGGCATCTCTGGTGACTGGAAGTTGACGAGCACGTCGGCACTGACGACGCGTGTCCGGTACTCCTCCCATGGCAGTGTCCCGAAGTACGTTATCCGGTTGTCGTTGATTCGGTTGACCCGATTACGTATACGCTCTTTTTCCTCGTCCCGGCCGGTGCCAGATATCCAGAACTCGACGTTTTCGTTGTCGATCTGTGGAACGACATCCAAGAACAGATCGATTCCACGCACCGTATCGAAGTGACCGGCAAACATAACGACAGTCCTGTCTGGTTCCTCGTATTCGGGGTTCGGGAGTGTATCGGGCATTCCTATCGAGGGGAAGCCTCTGACGATAGCGGTGTTTTCAGTGTCCAATACCGCGGCAAGATTCGTGTTCGTACAGATACCGCCATCAAGACTCCCGTTGCAGAGTCTCTTGGTGAGTTTTGCGGTGATTCGGCGGAGAGCTGACCGGTGTACGAAGAGCCCGTCCTCATACTGAATCACATAGGGGAATCCGAACCCGTGCTTGCCTATCAGCCCCGGAAGCGCGTTCTCCGGCCTGAAATTATACGATACAGATGTGCCGCCCTCATATTTTTGGTAGATGGTTATCGAGTACAGGAGCGTCAGAATGATTGTAATCACATGGTTCACTACAGTAATTCCGAATACGTTTGCAG containing:
- a CDS encoding sulfatase yields the protein MDVVLVTVDSLRADHVGFMDSDTAPDTPAIDSIADDALIFENAYANAPYTRASFPAILTGTYPEMYGGYRNLSEKRPYMPERFAEEGYSTGGFHSNPYLSPRFNYGRGFDRIFSGEDNQTPVAKLRRFLAHNLSRDSTLFSILQSVRTRVEGAFGSELGTPYVPADNLNEQAINWLDDTDGPVFLWVHYMDVHHPYVPHEGTDSEGIDRDRAIKVREKMISQSSSLSDSEAAELRRLYRGEIEFVDQCLADLLEAVERNCGMEETVVGFLADHGEAFGEHDYWGHPDELHDELVRIPFALDIPTKDGDRISTPVSTVDLLPTLMDVHDWEIPDRCVGESVLDYAERNKPKERLVFSQASGTKAMVADHRYKLLRYLDADEDILFDRQTDPSEHRDVSETESTVHNELSGVIEDRLAQIEASQGVEVAEVEMTDEVEQRLEDLGYK
- a CDS encoding O-antigen ligase family protein, which translates into the protein MLIVSSIAVIATLTGTASAFGATTVGEDRYFTVQFLLVVLLVAAVSFSPRIPLDFGLLGSRRLDIRIEDLLLVIVLLSLVFDRAAVHSRIRLTRFFTALFAYLAVAGLTTVVGITLLELPLFRGVFYFLKEVEFILIAVAVSNIIRTRRQLYVLTVVFVGCALVNAGWAGYQLLMDSTGPLFQTIKQSGYYGRPVGASGTALIGEPSRLSSGGYYLAPLFLACGWLLVGRERSRSLWWGIGGLCIGIAMVASLSRASIFSAVVALVCLTLVVDRLPTYWLVTIPVTGFVALVAVSPFVPVARFRPSYVLQSIFTRFEKWDPIIASLDSTSFLGAGKGSLIPVAGVEEAHNFFLRVFVEAGAVGVLLFVLSLLMIARAGYTLYRGSKDPVVSAVGLAAVCATVSVSTAALFQDAFINVKLAESYWLLIGALGAAVQISE
- a CDS encoding glycosyltransferase, encoding MSKKRSAISSIQTEGLEVTVVSPVVPGGTGLDTYSSQVFHDDEHDVEVLVPPTANVFGITVVNHVITIILTLLYSITIYQKYEGGTSVSYNFRPENALPGLIGKHGFGFPYVIQYEDGLFVHRSALRRITAKLTKRLCNGSLDGGICTNTNLAAVLDTENTAIVRGFPSIGMPDTLPNPEYEEPDRTVVMFAGHFDTVRGIDLFLDVVPQIDNENVEFWISGTGRDEEKERIRNRVNRINDNRITYFGTLPWEEYRTRVVSADVLVNFQSPEMPISTYTFPSKLLDFMSAGSIIVSTDMSDLRSELSDELIIGGRTEQDITSSLDSTIDRCKTGNLDVGERARAWVTTHCTHEYAGEQFGNVIERAMAK